In Picosynechococcus sp. PCC 7002, the following are encoded in one genomic region:
- a CDS encoding DUF3685 domain-containing protein, which produces MKLLLVDDDPIFRLGFCTALAQETDWAIAAENFSTILAASPRKDLDLILCDPAWQGDRHWRRYRELQRLYPTTPLVLCTAQLDSERILQAKRDGLAGYFPKGLAIADLVPELSTIAAGGKVWSQRPQGINQNLFAGMRRRGLNQIYTALDRVETYLAQENLPPLYRAVFAGQQRELKTAAWLLRHCLPQSAIFLNTVPPAQPQTPPAGAIAIASPVEITTTNSRWQILLEKTFVKLNGSLKNATGSSLELEIVTPEKRRELLYIILQQLNFIFNDPQWKNLDPEAFQAQHQRSIRNLWKFSAQEFIGRYHLTADNQAEGFLELLNRVAIANAPDLNQRLPQSDDLFAYLLQDQPLKIDNVTYRLEAREALRRSQLILENLLITVGNDILQFILNTLPEPELLKAEIYQPKLRSSRNIARFRNDLSWAYRLRKYWLEPKAIFESQHQFLSVSPVGIVQTAVYQPRSAELANLEGIPWLVTILLELRDALAPRIRALVAWLGEILVYVLTNVIGRALGLIARGIVEGAGSSWQHLRARQIELANMARKNS; this is translated from the coding sequence ATGAAACTGCTGTTGGTAGATGATGATCCCATTTTTCGTCTAGGCTTTTGTACCGCTTTGGCCCAGGAAACGGATTGGGCGATCGCCGCAGAAAATTTCAGCACCATTTTGGCAGCATCCCCCCGCAAGGATTTGGATCTAATTCTCTGTGATCCCGCCTGGCAGGGGGATCGTCATTGGCGTCGATACCGCGAACTACAACGCCTTTACCCCACAACGCCCCTGGTTCTTTGCACGGCACAATTGGATTCAGAGCGGATTTTACAGGCAAAACGGGATGGACTGGCAGGTTATTTCCCGAAAGGATTGGCGATCGCCGATCTCGTCCCGGAGCTGAGTACCATCGCCGCTGGTGGTAAAGTTTGGTCCCAACGTCCCCAGGGCATTAACCAAAATTTGTTCGCTGGAATGCGTCGCCGGGGCCTTAACCAGATTTACACAGCCCTAGATCGCGTCGAAACCTACCTCGCCCAAGAGAATCTCCCGCCCCTGTACCGTGCAGTTTTCGCTGGACAACAACGGGAACTCAAAACAGCAGCCTGGCTCCTGCGCCATTGTCTGCCCCAAAGTGCCATTTTCCTCAATACAGTTCCTCCCGCCCAGCCCCAAACGCCTCCCGCCGGGGCGATCGCCATTGCCTCACCCGTAGAGATCACGACGACCAATAGCCGCTGGCAAATTCTCCTCGAAAAGACCTTTGTGAAGCTCAATGGCTCCCTGAAAAATGCCACTGGCAGTAGCCTAGAACTAGAGATTGTCACCCCAGAAAAACGACGGGAACTGCTCTACATCATTCTGCAACAACTCAATTTTATTTTTAATGATCCCCAGTGGAAAAATTTAGATCCCGAAGCCTTCCAAGCCCAACATCAACGCAGCATTCGCAACCTCTGGAAATTTAGTGCCCAGGAATTTATTGGCCGCTACCACCTCACCGCTGACAATCAGGCCGAGGGCTTTTTGGAGTTGCTCAATCGGGTGGCGATCGCCAATGCCCCAGACCTAAACCAAAGACTACCCCAAAGCGACGACTTATTCGCCTATCTCCTGCAAGACCAGCCCCTCAAGATTGATAATGTCACCTATCGCCTTGAGGCCAGGGAAGCCCTACGACGCAGCCAACTCATTTTAGAAAATTTGTTGATCACCGTCGGTAACGATATCCTGCAATTTATCTTGAATACCTTACCGGAACCAGAATTACTCAAGGCAGAAATTTACCAGCCAAAACTGCGCTCTTCCCGAAACATTGCCCGTTTTCGCAATGATCTATCGTGGGCCTATCGCCTGCGCAAATATTGGTTAGAACCGAAGGCCATTTTTGAAAGTCAACATCAATTTTTGAGCGTTAGTCCAGTCGGCATCGTGCAAACGGCCGTTTACCAACCCCGATCCGCAGAACTCGCCAACCTTGAGGGGATTCCCTGGCTGGTGACGATTCTCCTGGAACTGAGGGATGCCCTTGCCCCCCGGATTCGCGCCCTCGTGGCCTGGCTCGGTGAAATTTTAGTTTATGTGCTGACCAATGTGATTGGCCGGGCCCTTGGGTTAATCGCTAGGGGCATCGTCGAAGGAGCTGGCAGCAGTTGGCAACATCTCCGGGCGCGCCAAATTGAGCTAGCGAACATGGCCCGAAAAAATTCCTAA
- a CDS encoding NUDIX domain-containing protein, with product MAYRNPAPTVDIIVELCDRPHRPIILIERKHEPFGWAIPGGFVDYGETVETAAKREALEEISLEVQLVEQLGVYSDPARDPRQHTISVVFIATAMGDPKAADDAKTVGIFQPWEVPQNLCFDHGRILQDYWSYRHHGMRPRLGA from the coding sequence ATGGCTTACCGTAATCCCGCTCCCACCGTCGATATCATTGTTGAACTCTGCGATCGCCCCCATCGACCAATTATTTTGATTGAACGCAAACATGAACCCTTTGGTTGGGCAATTCCAGGGGGCTTTGTGGATTATGGCGAAACAGTAGAGACAGCTGCCAAACGGGAAGCTTTAGAGGAGATCTCCCTAGAGGTGCAATTGGTTGAGCAATTGGGTGTGTACTCCGACCCTGCCCGTGATCCGCGCCAACACACCATTAGTGTGGTCTTTATCGCGACGGCAATGGGAGACCCCAAAGCGGCAGATGATGCGAAAACGGTCGGCATTTTTCAGCCGTGGGAAGTTCCGCAAAATTTATGTTTTGATCATGGGCGCATTTTGCAGGATTATTGGTCTTACCGCCACCACGGGATGCGTCCCCGTTTGGGTGCTTAA
- a CDS encoding RidA family protein: MEKQVIQTNHAPAPVGPYNQAIAASGKMLFCSGQIALDPATGQIIEGDVQAQTKQVMANLAAVLKEAGATWENVVKTGVFLKDMNDFAAVNAVYATYFDEATAPARACVEVARLPKDVLVEIECIAVL; encoded by the coding sequence ATGGAAAAACAAGTTATTCAAACTAATCATGCCCCCGCCCCCGTTGGCCCCTATAACCAGGCGATCGCCGCTTCAGGCAAGATGTTATTTTGTTCTGGCCAAATTGCCCTTGATCCCGCCACGGGCCAAATTATTGAGGGGGATGTCCAAGCCCAAACGAAACAAGTCATGGCAAATTTAGCGGCGGTGTTAAAAGAAGCTGGCGCCACCTGGGAAAATGTTGTGAAAACGGGCGTTTTTCTCAAGGATATGAATGATTTTGCGGCGGTTAATGCTGTGTATGCCACCTACTTTGATGAAGCCACTGCCCCCGCCCGCGCTTGCGTAGAAGTAGCGCGTCTGCCAAAGGATGTCCTCGTCGAAATTGAATGTATTGCCGTGCTTTAA